A single genomic interval of Acidovorax sp. 1608163 harbors:
- a CDS encoding choice-of-anchor U domain-containing protein, protein MTITYPQALPAGVQFWKYGPATATVGGVVAASTWFQLSGVNLSGDRKTVTYSITDNGVGDSDAAVGSIRDPFAPVVIPVMSDPSSIPVDAPWALVSLSIVLGLLGVRWQQRQARG, encoded by the coding sequence ATGACAATCACCTATCCACAAGCCCTGCCAGCCGGGGTGCAATTTTGGAAGTACGGTCCTGCTACAGCCACAGTGGGCGGTGTAGTGGCTGCGTCCACATGGTTCCAGCTCAGCGGTGTCAACCTCAGCGGTGACCGCAAGACGGTGACCTACAGCATTACGGATAACGGAGTGGGTGACTCCGACGCAGCGGTAGGCAGCATTCGCGACCCATTTGCGCCAGTGGTAATTCCCGTCATGAGCGATCCCTCCTCTATCCCGGTGGATGCCCCATGGGCTCTGGTGTCGCTGTCGATCGTGCTGGGGTTGCTGGGTGTCCGCTGGCAACAACGCCAAGCACGGGGATAA
- a CDS encoding PAS domain-containing methyl-accepting chemotaxis protein — translation MRMNLPVVSQEYPFPKGETLVSTTDLKGRILYCNPMFVEVSGYEKQELLGQPHNMIRHPEMPEEAFRDMWDTIAKGIPWSAAVKNRRKNGTYYWVMANVTPLMQGDQPVGYMSVRTEATREQIQQAEQLYKTMRAEKEAGALVHKLRAGRLIKDNLWGRTTELLRMGALGKMLVCMGAVVLAAWLAASAGGHSLSLVSGLAWLGVLVLAVGAAAYMHNVTIAPLNQMLLWANRMAAGDLTQKIQASRDDTAGHLQKALSQLNVNLLSIVRDARQEAERMQLSTQEIAQGNQDLSARTESQASNLEQTAASMEEITGTVRQTAESARRGTELATQATSVAEHSSEVVNSVAATMKQIQSASGRISEITQLIDSIAFQTNILALNAAVEAARAGEQGRGFAVVASEVRSLSHRTLSAAKEIRQLIDDSANKVQEGNVKTDMAQKTMSESLDLVRRVNALMGEIHGASSEQLSGISQVNSAVAQLDTITQQNAALVEENAASAMQLSIQAKSVSETVQVFRIDASSSAHSVDAVALRKSMKADSGQRALAAA, via the coding sequence ATGCGAATGAACCTGCCCGTTGTCTCTCAGGAGTACCCCTTTCCCAAAGGCGAGACATTGGTCTCGACGACCGATCTGAAGGGGCGCATCCTCTACTGCAACCCCATGTTTGTGGAGGTCAGTGGCTACGAAAAGCAAGAGTTGCTGGGCCAGCCCCACAACATGATCCGCCACCCTGAAATGCCGGAAGAGGCCTTTCGCGACATGTGGGACACCATCGCCAAGGGCATCCCCTGGTCCGCCGCCGTGAAGAACCGCCGCAAAAACGGCACCTACTACTGGGTGATGGCCAATGTCACGCCCCTCATGCAGGGGGACCAGCCCGTGGGCTACATGTCGGTGCGCACCGAAGCCACCCGCGAGCAGATCCAGCAGGCCGAGCAGCTGTACAAGACCATGCGAGCCGAGAAAGAGGCCGGGGCCTTGGTGCACAAGCTGCGTGCCGGGCGCCTGATCAAAGACAACCTTTGGGGGCGCACCACCGAGCTGCTGCGCATGGGCGCGCTGGGCAAGATGCTGGTGTGCATGGGCGCTGTGGTGCTTGCCGCCTGGCTGGCTGCATCGGCAGGGGGGCACAGCCTGTCGTTGGTGTCTGGCTTGGCCTGGCTGGGTGTTCTGGTCCTGGCCGTGGGAGCGGCCGCCTACATGCACAACGTGACGATTGCCCCCCTGAACCAGATGCTGCTGTGGGCCAACCGCATGGCGGCGGGGGACCTGACCCAGAAGATTCAAGCGTCGCGCGATGACACGGCCGGTCACCTGCAAAAAGCCTTGTCCCAACTGAATGTGAACCTGCTCTCCATCGTGCGCGATGCACGCCAGGAGGCCGAGCGCATGCAGTTGTCCACCCAGGAAATCGCGCAAGGCAACCAGGACCTGTCAGCGCGCACCGAATCCCAGGCGAGCAACCTGGAGCAGACGGCGGCTTCGATGGAGGAAATCACCGGCACGGTGCGGCAAACGGCCGAGTCTGCCCGCCGTGGTACCGAGTTGGCCACCCAAGCCACTTCGGTGGCTGAGCACAGCAGCGAAGTCGTCAACAGCGTGGCAGCTACGATGAAGCAGATCCAATCCGCTTCCGGGCGTATCAGCGAGATCACGCAGTTGATCGACAGCATTGCCTTCCAGACCAATATCCTTGCGCTGAACGCTGCGGTGGAGGCCGCCCGTGCGGGCGAGCAGGGCAGAGGCTTTGCTGTGGTGGCTTCGGAGGTGCGCAGCCTGTCGCACCGCACCCTGTCAGCGGCCAAAGAGATTCGGCAATTGATTGACGACTCGGCTAACAAGGTGCAAGAAGGCAACGTGAAGACGGACATGGCGCAAAAAACCATGTCTGAGTCACTGGACCTTGTGCGCCGGGTGAATGCACTGATGGGCGAAATCCACGGCGCTTCCAGCGAGCAGCTCAGTGGCATCTCGCAAGTGAACTCTGCCGTGGCGCAGTTGGACACCATCACCCAGCAAAACGCAGCACTGGTTGAAGAAAATGCCGCATCTGCCATGCAATTGAGCATCCAAGCCAAGTCTGTCTCAGAGACGGTGCAGGTGTTCCGCATCGATGCATCGTCCAGCGCACACAGCGTGGATGCTGTGGCGCTGCGCAAGTCCATGAAGGCAGATTCAGGCCAGAGGGCGTTGGCTGCGGCTTAA